In a genomic window of Passer domesticus isolate bPasDom1 chromosome 3, bPasDom1.hap1, whole genome shotgun sequence:
- the RNF146 gene encoding E3 ubiquitin-protein ligase RNF146, with protein MAGCGEIDHSINMLPTNRKTNESCTNAAPSLQVPECAICLQTCVHPVSLPCKHVFCYLCVKGASWLGKRCALCRQEIPEDFLDKPTLLSPEELKAASRGNGEYAWYYEGRNGWWQYDERTSRELEDAFSKGKKSTEMLIAGFLYVADLENMVQYRRNEHGRRRKIKRDIIDIPKKGVAGLRLDCDTNTVNLARESSADGADSTLTPGAAAVQPLASISVRPLPALDGQLVSPSTPSPDASNSLENSFAHLQINGDSMAERSHRGEGEEDHESSSSGRVPGPDTSVEETESDASSDSEDVSAHLQQHPSSGQQRHLSAGASQAGADRPGAGGGVANTSVRSRRPDGQCTVTEV; from the coding sequence ATGGCTGGCTGTGGTGAAATAGATCATTCAATCAACATGCTTCCCACAAATAGGAAAACAAATGAGTCATGTACCAATGCAGCACCTTCCCTGCAAGTTCCTGAATGTGCTATCTGTCTGCAAACATGTGTCCATCCAGTAAGTCTGCCCTGTAAACATGTTTTCTGCTATCTATGTGTTAAGGGCGCTTCTTGGCTTGGGAAACGATGTGCCCTCTGCCGGCAGGAGATCCCTGAGGATTTTCTTGACAAGCCAACCTTACTGTCACCAGAAGAACTGAAAGCAGCAAGCAGAGGCAATGGAGAATATGCTTGGTACTACGAAGGTAGAAATGGCTGGTGGCAGTATGATGAACGTACCAGCAGAGAGCTGGAAGATGCCTTTTCCAAGGGTAAAAAGAGCACTGAAATGCTAATTGCTGGTTTTTTATACGTGGCAGACCTTGAAAATATGGTTCAGTATAGGAGAAATGAGCATGGACGTCGCAGAAAAATAAAACGGGACATAATAGATATACCAAAGAAGGGAGTGGCCGGGCTGAGGCTGGACTGTGACACCAACACTGTCAACCTGGCACGAGAGAGCTCCGCTGACGGTGCGGACAGCACACTgactccaggggctgcagctgtgcagcctCTAGCATCCATTTCTGTGAGGCCCCTCCCAGCACTAGATGGTCAGCTCGTGAGCCCTTCGACGCCATCACCTGATGCAAGCAATTCTCTAGAGAACTCTTTTGCCCACTTGCAAATAAATGGAGACAGTATGGCTGAAAGGAGTcacaggggagagggagaagaagACCACGAATCATCATCTTCTGGTAGGGTGCCAGGCCCCGACACCTCTGTTGAGGAGACCGAATCGGATGCCAGCAGCGACAGCGAGGATGTGTCTGCCCACCTTCAGCAACACCCGTCCTCTGGTCAGCAGAGACACTTGAGTGCTGGTGcaagccaggcaggagcagatAGACCAGGGGCAGGGGGTGGGGTGGCAAACACAAGTGTAAGATCTAGAAGGCCAGATGGACAGTGCACAGTCACTGAAGTTTAA